ATACATTATGTGATGCATGCAAATGTCTATAACTTAACTGATGGAGTGgtatttaaatgcaaaaaagCAATTTCATTGAAGACATGTTTACTTTATGATAAAGTTTAGTGCTTTAATGGTTTTCTGCTAAAAGCAAATTACAATTTGGAAGTGCAATGAAGCTATGAAAACAAAATAGCACCTGTTTTTTCCTGTTGATATTTATTTAGgctttgaaaagaagaaaaaaaaaaaatgattgtactTCAAGCACTAATAACTCTTGCCTACCTCCTTCTGTATTATAGCAATACGAAGTGTAGTGTCCTGAGCCAAATCCCTTTCCATGATGCATCACCACAGCAGACAAGTCATATATGAAACAGTCTGGCCTGAGGGTCCCTGTGGAATCCCTACAGCAGTAGGGCTCCATGTTCAGTATCTGATCAAAGCCGACATGAACTCCAATTTTCTCACGATGATTTCGACCTGACCACCTGAATACATAGATTGTGAATAGGGTGAATTTTAAAGCACTCACTGAGACCACTACAAGTATGCATCATCACAACTAACACTGTACAAAGCTAAAATCAAAACAATGAATAAAGCAATTTTCTAATGATTTTCTCAAAGATGATTTCAGGTATTATTACAACTTCTTGGCAGACTACTGTAGAGGCCTGGCATAGTCACTCAGGAGATATCCTTGCAGGACACCTACAATTCTCATACTGGCACAGGACAAACAATGGGAAACACAGCAacgcagtaaaaataaaaatgcatgtatggGCTTCAACATTTTGTTATTGCATCATTGTGTTCCCATATGGCATATTTAATGTGAGAAACACAAGAGACCTTATACCAGCACTGCACCTGCACTCAATCATCATTGCAAACATTTGGAAGCCTTAGTAGGTGTTACCTAAAACGCTTAAGGTGCAGTCTCAAGACCTGAGGCAGTTTGTGGACCATGAGCTGCTTCTGAGCTTCCGTCAGGATGACTGGTTTAGAAGAAAATCTCCTGCGCTTACCTTAAAAACACGAGGGGAGAAAAAGGAAAGTTACCATGTCTTACCATTAACCCGTAATCGTGTCTTACTGTTAATGATTAGCTCAGTGTCCTGTTCTTGACAATATATTGTTGTGAATACAGGCAGCattaaaatgtgtagtattttctTCAGGTACACAATCTTCCTAAAGCTGGTCTATTAAACTTTCTCTGTTTATTCTACTGTTTgtaagtttgttaaaaaaaaaaaaaaagttggatcaTATTAGGGCAAAACACACCCACAAACCTTTAGTCAAAGTCCACATTATTTATCAGACAGTGCTGTGCGAATTAAGATTTAGAACAATATgtaatctgaaaataaataatggcAGTAAAACAATCTAAACTGAAAGACGCATAAGGTTCTGTTGCTATTATACTAAAGAACAAGTTTAATCGAAATATTTTGTAACTATGTGGATACAaattattcacaaagctttaactcaggggttatttaaagtctgttttgattagaTAAATACAATCTAAATGGTGtgccttcctccctttgtaacacacacacacacacacacaattgggGACTTATTAGATGGTGGGAGTTGGTGGGGGGTATTAATACATTCCCTGTAAAACTATGAAAATGGttatttgtgcatattatttacATTATGTATTCACCATCAGAATACATATTAGCTACTGGGCTGGAGTAATAAATCTAGAAGTGTTACTCTAGATTCACAAACCGGTAACTTTGAATCTGCACCCAGTGGGCATATGTGATATTGCATACATACTGCCTTTACTCACTGTTGCACTGATCACATGCATATATCTTCCCTTCCAAGGCTTCAGTCTCTGTGAACTTTGCTAACATTTCTGTTAGCAGGCAGGGATACTGCGAGGCAGTTTCTTTTCCGTAGCAGTGGTACCTTTCAGGGAATTCTAGTGACAAGTCCCAGAATGGCTCCACGGTATTGGATTTATTGTCACAGGCAAGGCAGGTAACCTGTCAAAGGAGAACAGGTTACACTTAGTGCATTTCTTAAATGGTTGGCATTCACTTTACCTCAGAATAACCTACACAAGAGTTACCAGTATTCTTCTAGTCTCTCCTGTTTCATCTAGGATTGACAGAGGAGTGGTTTCCTTTGATCTTTGTTACACATACAACCTGTCTATTTTAATATACAAGCAGCGACCAATATAAATACTTAATAATTTTGCTATTAGTTGACCCATATGGTCAGAAGcacttgttttctttttgtgaaaCTATGTGGTGTTGCATGCCATTTTCATCCCCACTACATTGATCTGCTGCATAATGGGAGAATCTAATAACATAACTAGTGAAAAGACATCAGCACCTATTTCTATAAAACAATTTGGAATGGCATATttccatgaaaaaaaacacacatttcaatttACTCTGGAGAAATAATACCTTGTAAGGTAGCTTCAAAATCAGTTATATTTTTGTGGGTCAATAAGTAGTGACAACTATTGaactgtttttgtaaataattactttgcAGTGTCAAAGCAGCAAATGCTTCTGTAAACCATCAATAAATCAAACTGACAAGCAAACTGCTCTATAAAAGTATCTTCTTTTATGGCAGGAATCTGCTCTGTATTCACTTTACATTTTGTAACTGGATATGGAAGAATGCCCATCTATACTGGTGTTGTAAACCAGAGTAACAGGAAATTCAGTTAGGCTTTGTTTCTCATTACTTATCACATTCAAAGTCCCTTGTCCTTTCTATTATACATCTGCTGTTTTGTTAAACCCAGTTTCATGCTGTGTGGTTTGTACTGTTGGTACCAATGAAGCTGCAAATGCCAAGAAGCCCTTGAATATACTGTAGATTGTTGCAGTGAAAGTATTCGGCAATTCCCCAGTAATAAAACATAATTGTAACTGAAACCAGTTTCCCCTTAGGTAATCCTAGGCACAGTATTAAagtgttaaatacagtacaagctCACCATTCTGACAACAGCATAAAGGCCAACAGGATTTCTGGCCTACAGGATTTGGGTTTAACTGTCAACTGATTACATGTCACAGACACCTGTTGATACCATTCAGcaggtaggttttattttttttgtaaccaataaaaccaaaacaacatcATCCTTTCCTGAGTTGGGTCAGCACCTTTGTTGAGCTTAAAAACCAGAGTAGAGGAGAGGCCTTGCTTGGACTGGTGCAGAACAAATGGAGCTATGGTAAGGGGTTGTATATCACTGACAACTAATGAAAAAGGGCAAAACAGGTAGCCCTGAACCGGCAGACCGATGTTCCCACCCCTACCTTAAAATGCGAATCAGTAAAATTAAACACTAGTGATATTGATTTGTTGAGAAGTTTGTGCAATGTTACAAAAAAGTctcattttagttttttagtagaacaaaaaaattataaatcaaCCAGGGGTCCCCAGTGCCTCACCTATTAAAATGATTGCCTCTTGCGAGTGCAGGGTGACTAATGCAAGCATGGCTGAAGTGCAGAGTGGATCATGCAAGTGTGTTTCAAAtgcataattggacatttcaaattgggtagaaaacaaGGGTAAATTTGATCCTCccaaaaaagaatacaaataaataaattatccaCAAATATTTTCTATTTGGGTACCTACATTTACccaagaaaaaaaagtaacacataaaaaatatatatatatattattttttttaatgcagtcttGGACTACAGGTGTATTACTATTGTTGTATTTGTATCACTACTTCATACagtacacatttaaatgtaccaAAAAGTACACAAATAGGGTTTATTAAAAATCTGTTATTTTACTCTTGACTGCTATCTTGCCAACGTATTCATTTAAATCGTTCAATTTAGCACATTTATGATCTGCAGCACAAAAAATAATCCCATTGCAAAAATCATTATTAGGAAGATAATTTGGAAAAATACTGTGGCAAGCCCTTGGCTTATATTTCCCAAATGGGCACAGAGCCCTCCTATAAAAATAAAAGCTTAAATTGCAGATGTTTCCAGTACATCATAACTTGAATATAAAAAGCAACAGCAAAGCAACCACAGAAAACAGGCATGTTTATTCAATCCTTTCTAAACATAACAGCTTCTAAACTTTAATGAGAAAAATGTGTACAACACAAAAAAGGAAACCCTTTTCACATGAGTATATACAACTGATTGAAGAAAGGTGCTCTGTCAAAATGTTTTAAGCTCTTGAAAAGTAAGGTGATATAAACTAACAGCTGTAAATACTGCTTAGAAATTtcttcctgtttatttttttaaagagagacacatacatttaattgtatttaactcATGATCTCACAGAAAGAAAGACGCGCATATTAATAGTGCTATGTATGCCTTTAAGAGGGTCTCAGATGGCTGAGGGAATAGAATGGACAAGGGGCTTTGAACATCCTAGTAGTTGATGTTGAAAACCCTTTATGGTGGTGCCTCGAGTTTTAGCCTtagtttctgtttttgttaattgAATGCTGCTGTCAAGTACTTTATTAAATGAAGGCTGTGTGGTTAAAGAGTTCCagttcaaaccccacctcagccaccgactcattgtgtgaccctgagcaagtcacttaacctccttgtgctccgtcttttgggtgagacgtaattgtaagtgactttgcagctgatgcatcgttcacacaccctagtttctgtaagtcgccttggataaaggcgtctgctaaataaacaaataataataataataataataataataataataataaattaatgtaaTACTTTAGTaaccttaaaaacaaaaataaatttaggCTACTGCTGTGCTATGCTCTCCCGTACTTCCTTGTTAGCTAGGTACTGAATCCCTCCATGTTAACTTATGGTTTTGCACATTCAGGCTGAGTTTCACTCAAACAAACTGCAGCATCCTGTAAGCTGAATGAATACATTCCATGGGGGCTTAACACAAGATAAAGTCCATAAAGAGGTGAGGGCTGGGATATACAAATCAGCTCCAAACGTTCTACTTCTCTAGAAAACAGGGGGTTCCAAATGTATCTGTTTCAATGCAGGTTTTTGCCCATTTACTCTCCTGTAActtctgctttatttatttcaattatttttttcaaagtgtgtgtgtgtgtgggggggggggggggaagaggagatgttatcagaaaaagaaaaaagttaccTGTACTGAGCTGCCAGAAGTGTTACCTGGGCTGAGCTGccaataatgtttatttaaaaaaatatgtacatataTTTATGCACCTGGTATCGTTAAGAAATATTTCAACCTGAAGAACCTACCTGACTGAGAAGCTGCCCGTGAAATATAGTGTTGATTACATTCAGGACCTGTTTGATAAGCTTTCTCTGGGAGGCAGGCATGTGTGCAGGCTGTACAGTGCCCGTGGTCTCCAGTTCCCGCTGCACTTTATCCAAGAGCTCGCAGAGGAACTCCTGAGCATCCTGTTGGGCATAGCCCCTAAAGGCTGGGATAAGCCTCCACACTGAGTGGAGCATGGCAAAGGGGGACACCAGAGCCCACTTCCCCGACCACATCACCTGGAAAAGGGTGTGCAGCTCGTGGCACAGGGAAATGTGTTTAGAGCTGGGCTCCTTGGGCTGGATAAGTTCCATGCTCCTCGTACGTGAGGCTCCCCCGCTCAGGCCTGCTGATAAGTTCCTCCTCTTTAAGATGGGGGATGAGGGTTTGTGAGCACTGCCATTGGTGGCGCTGGCGAGCAGCTCCAAGGCTTGGTTGAGGTCGAGCTGCAGGAAGCACTCGCGGAAGATGTGCAGGTGGCTCAGCACTTGCAGGATAGAGTTCATATAGCAGGTGTTGCCCAAATTGCGCAGGCCTGTCACCCCAGGGGTTACTGTGGGCCTCCGTTTGATGGGAGAGTCTCCAGACTTTAACTTGCCTGCTCTGAGCGAGGTggatgtggttgtttttttttcccctgtgcaTATCTTCCTTCGCTTACGAATTGCCGTTGCTACTTTTCTTcttgctgcttgttgctgtggtGGCACCGGTATCCTGCTAAATGTCTTGGGCAAAACTGCCCGCACCTTCATTGTGGGAGTGCTTGTTTGGCTCTGCTCCTTCAGACGGTAGCTCTTCCTCGGAGGGGTGCTTTCCAGCTCCTCCTTCAGCCGACGCTTCAGCTCCTGCCTCCTCTCCCGGGTCTTTGTCCTCCTTATCTCTGCCTCTTCCCTAAGCCTCTCCTCCTCTGTCCGCCGCTTGCCTCCTGCCGTCAGCTCAAACCAAGAGCGGAAGACACGGCCCATTAGGGAGCGTCGCCGGTGCCAGAGCGCTGTGAACATGCGGTCCTCATCCCACAACAGCTCCTGCACACTGCCTGCAGAGATGTCTTCACTGGCCATGGAGCGCAGAGTTCGGCCGCTGCGAGTGGTGCACTCATAGTTCTGGCTCTTGATGGCACTTAGCGTGCTGCGTAGCAACT
The sequence above is a segment of the Acipenser ruthenus chromosome 7, fAciRut3.2 maternal haplotype, whole genome shotgun sequence genome. Coding sequences within it:
- the LOC117414947 gene encoding ubiquitin carboxyl-terminal hydrolase 44-like encodes the protein MDKCKHVGRLRLAQDHSILNPQKWHCVDCNTTESVWACLSCSHVACGRYIEEHAIKHFQEKKHPVALEVNELYVFCYLCDDYVLNDNATGDLKLLRSTLSAIKSQNYECTTRSGRTLRSMASEDISAGSVQELLWDEDRMFTALWHRRRSLMGRVFRSWFELTAGGKRRTEEERLREEAEIRRTKTRERRQELKRRLKEELESTPPRKSYRLKEQSQTSTPTMKVRAVLPKTFSRIPVPPQQQAARRKVATAIRKRRKICTGEKKTTTSTSLRAGKLKSGDSPIKRRPTVTPGVTGLRNLGNTCYMNSILQVLSHLHIFRECFLQLDLNQALELLASATNGSAHKPSSPILKRRNLSAGLSGGASRTRSMELIQPKEPSSKHISLCHELHTLFQVMWSGKWALVSPFAMLHSVWRLIPAFRGYAQQDAQEFLCELLDKVQRELETTGTVQPAHMPASQRKLIKQVLNVINTIFHGQLLSQVTCLACDNKSNTVEPFWDLSLEFPERYHCYGKETASQYPCLLTEMLAKFTETEALEGKIYACDQCNSKRRRFSSKPVILTEAQKQLMVHKLPQVLRLHLKRFRWSGRNHREKIGVHVGFDQILNMEPYCCRDSTGTLRPDCFIYDLSAVVMHHGKGFGSGHYTSYCYNTEGGFWVHCNDSKLNICTVEEVCKAQAYILFYTQRVSQEKGPSL